One genomic segment of Paenibacillus xylanexedens includes these proteins:
- a CDS encoding D-alanyl-D-alanine carboxypeptidase family protein yields MKAKHMNKKKRQMLKKSVASVMLINMLCMSAVMPVMAAADNSGQVLTAAATTTKTEKAIQVPGVDSLGLEVRSAVLMEASTGQILLNVDADKAMPPASMTKMMTEYIVAEQVKQGKFGWDDIVTVKKNAAQSVGSRIFLAEGDQHTVKDLYIAMAVGSANDATVALAEYVAGSEEAFVKMMNDEAKRMGMKDTFFINSSGLDRADMPADFRPAEDKETVMSALDAAILCRYIIMDHPDYTEFTTIQSYKFRPNDKAPIINYNWMLEANKNITNFKSYAYEGLDGMKTGHTTNAGNNFTGTAERNGMRLISVVMGTDSESARFRETKKVLDYGFNNFEVKQAVAGKTKVTGWEAVPLKKGKETTVPVVTDNAVSFVVPKGTQNLNVTFKANVTEADKLVAPIKAGTKVGTVTYTYKADGIEPQEKTVNLITAEEAEKGGWFRLFFRAVKDFFVDLFDGIKNLF; encoded by the coding sequence TTGAAAGCCAAACACATGAATAAAAAGAAACGCCAAATGCTCAAAAAGAGCGTAGCCTCGGTAATGCTAATTAACATGCTTTGTATGTCTGCAGTAATGCCGGTCATGGCTGCTGCGGACAACTCCGGTCAGGTTCTGACTGCTGCGGCAACAACAACGAAGACGGAGAAAGCTATACAGGTGCCTGGGGTAGACTCGCTTGGGCTTGAAGTTAGATCTGCGGTGCTAATGGAAGCCTCAACGGGACAGATTCTACTAAATGTTGATGCGGATAAAGCGATGCCACCTGCCAGTATGACCAAGATGATGACAGAGTACATTGTCGCAGAACAGGTCAAACAAGGTAAATTTGGCTGGGACGATATTGTAACTGTTAAAAAGAATGCTGCACAAAGTGTCGGATCACGTATCTTCCTGGCGGAAGGTGACCAGCACACAGTTAAGGATCTCTATATTGCTATGGCTGTTGGCTCTGCCAATGATGCTACGGTTGCTTTGGCTGAGTATGTTGCGGGTTCGGAAGAAGCTTTCGTGAAAATGATGAATGATGAAGCGAAGCGTATGGGCATGAAGGATACCTTCTTCATCAACTCTTCCGGTCTCGATCGAGCAGATATGCCTGCCGACTTCCGTCCAGCTGAAGATAAAGAAACAGTGATGTCCGCACTGGATGCTGCAATTCTGTGCCGTTATATCATTATGGATCACCCGGACTACACAGAATTTACAACGATTCAATCCTACAAATTCCGTCCTAATGATAAAGCGCCAATTATCAACTACAACTGGATGCTGGAAGCGAATAAAAATATAACCAATTTCAAAAGCTATGCCTATGAAGGTCTGGATGGAATGAAAACAGGCCATACCACGAACGCAGGTAATAACTTTACAGGTACAGCAGAACGTAACGGTATGCGTCTAATTAGTGTTGTTATGGGCACAGATTCGGAATCCGCACGTTTCAGAGAAACTAAAAAGGTATTGGACTATGGATTTAACAACTTTGAAGTGAAACAGGCTGTTGCAGGCAAGACCAAAGTGACGGGCTGGGAAGCGGTACCTTTGAAAAAAGGGAAAGAAACAACCGTTCCTGTTGTAACAGATAATGCGGTAAGTTTCGTTGTACCCAAAGGTACTCAGAACCTGAATGTGACGTTCAAAGCCAACGTAACTGAGGCTGACAAGTTGGTAGCACCAATCAAGGCAGGTACGAAGGTTGGTACAGTAACGTACACGTATAAAGCAGATGGAATTGAGCCACAGGAAAAAACAGTGAACTTGATCACTGCTGAAGAGGCTGAAAAAGGTGGATGGTTCCGTTTGTTCTTCCGTGCTGTGAAGGATTTCTTTGTGGATCTCTTTGACGGGATTAAAAACCTGTTTTAG
- the pdxT gene encoding pyridoxal 5'-phosphate synthase glutaminase subunit PdxT, whose translation MKIGVLALQGAVTEHIRSIERAGAEGIAIKQVQQLEDLDGLILPGGESTTIGKLMRKYGFMDAIRAFAAEGKPVFGTCAGLIVMAKHIAGQEEAHLELMDMTVSRNAFGRQRESFETDLPVKGIEETVRAVFIRAPLIESVGDQVEVLSTYKDEIVTARQGHLLACSYHPELTDDYRLHTYFVDMARSYKHTVDSK comes from the coding sequence ATGAAGATCGGCGTTTTAGCACTTCAAGGAGCTGTCACAGAGCATATTCGAAGTATTGAACGTGCTGGAGCAGAAGGTATAGCTATCAAACAGGTTCAGCAATTGGAGGACTTGGATGGTCTTATCCTTCCTGGCGGGGAAAGCACGACGATCGGTAAACTGATGCGCAAGTATGGGTTTATGGATGCCATTCGGGCGTTTGCTGCTGAGGGCAAACCGGTATTTGGTACCTGTGCTGGCTTGATCGTTATGGCTAAACACATTGCAGGGCAAGAAGAAGCTCATTTGGAGCTAATGGATATGACTGTATCCCGAAATGCATTTGGACGGCAGAGAGAGAGTTTTGAGACGGATTTGCCAGTCAAAGGTATTGAGGAAACGGTAAGGGCTGTATTTATACGGGCGCCCTTGATCGAGAGTGTCGGAGACCAGGTGGAGGTTCTCTCCACATACAAGGATGAGATTGTTACGGCTCGTCAGGGACATTTGCTGGCTTGCTCCTACCATCCGGAATTGACGGATGACTATCGTCTGCATACTTATTTTGTAGACATGGCCAGATCCTACAAACACACGGTAGACTCTAAATAA
- the serS gene encoding serine--tRNA ligase, with the protein MLDVKILRNEYARVEEALTKRGKSLDLIAGFTEMDAKRRELLQESETLKSRRNTVSAEVARLKKNRENADDLIVEMREVSDRIKAMDEEVRELEVKINDLTMAIPNIPNESVPIGASEDDNVEIRRWEEPKSFTFAPKAHWEIAQDLDILDFEAAAKVTGSRFTFYKGLGARLERALINFMMDLHSDQHGYEEILPPYIVNRDSLFGTGQLPKFEEDLFKLKDTEYYLIPTAEVPVTNYHREEILNVDQLPKHFVAYSSCFRSEAGSAGRDTRGLIRQHQFNKVELLKLSTPETSYEELEQMTQNAERVLQLLGLPYRVLTLCTADMGFTSAKTYDIEVWLPESNTYREISSCSNCEDFQARRANIRFRREPKAKPEFVHTLNGSGLAVGRTVAAILENYQQEDGTVVIPEALRPYMGGASVIARRS; encoded by the coding sequence GTGCTTGATGTGAAAATATTGCGGAATGAGTATGCACGTGTAGAAGAAGCATTGACTAAACGTGGCAAATCGCTGGATCTTATCGCTGGATTTACCGAGATGGATGCCAAGCGTCGGGAATTGCTTCAAGAGAGTGAAACACTGAAGAGCCGTCGGAATACAGTCTCCGCGGAAGTTGCTAGACTGAAGAAGAATCGTGAGAATGCTGATGATCTGATTGTGGAGATGCGCGAAGTGTCTGATCGAATCAAAGCCATGGACGAGGAAGTTCGGGAACTGGAAGTGAAGATCAATGATCTCACAATGGCGATTCCGAACATTCCTAACGAAAGTGTACCTATTGGAGCTTCTGAAGACGACAATGTTGAGATTCGTCGTTGGGAAGAGCCGAAGTCATTTACTTTTGCACCAAAAGCACACTGGGAAATTGCGCAGGATCTCGATATTCTTGATTTTGAGGCGGCTGCCAAAGTAACAGGTTCCCGTTTTACCTTTTATAAAGGTCTGGGCGCACGTCTGGAACGTGCATTGATTAACTTCATGATGGATCTGCACAGCGATCAACATGGATATGAAGAGATTCTGCCTCCATACATCGTTAATCGGGACAGCTTGTTTGGAACAGGTCAACTGCCTAAGTTCGAAGAAGACCTGTTCAAGTTGAAAGATACCGAATATTATCTGATCCCTACTGCTGAAGTTCCGGTAACGAACTATCATCGCGAAGAGATTCTGAATGTAGATCAATTGCCTAAGCACTTTGTGGCATACAGCTCTTGTTTCCGCTCTGAAGCCGGTTCGGCTGGACGGGATACACGCGGATTGATTCGTCAGCATCAATTCAACAAAGTAGAGCTGCTCAAGCTATCTACTCCGGAGACTTCGTATGAAGAGCTGGAGCAAATGACCCAAAATGCGGAGCGTGTGCTTCAATTGTTGGGCTTGCCGTATCGCGTCCTGACATTGTGCACGGCAGATATGGGCTTCACTTCAGCTAAAACGTATGATATTGAAGTGTGGTTGCCTGAGAGCAACACTTATCGTGAGATTTCTTCGTGCTCCAACTGTGAGGACTTCCAGGCACGTCGTGCCAATATCCGTTTCCGCAGAGAACCAAAAGCGAAACCGGAATTTGTTCATACATTGAACGGGTCAGGATTGGCGGTTGGGCGGACGGTAGCCGCTATCCTGGAGAACTATCAACAGGAAGATGGTACGGTTGTCATTCCTGAAGCATTGCGTCCTTATATGGGCGGTGCAAGTGTGATTGCACGTCGCTCTTAA
- a CDS encoding small acid-soluble spore protein P — translation MSKPKTIPVPEAQASEQHRHSSKRSSMQEPLSGSKKVKNQNHVDHLNPQG, via the coding sequence ATGAGCAAACCAAAAACAATTCCCGTACCGGAAGCGCAAGCATCCGAACAGCATCGTCATTCATCCAAACGCTCTTCCATGCAGGAACCATTATCCGGTTCCAAAAAAGTGAAAAATCAAAATCATGTGGATCATTTGAATCCCCAAGGTTAA
- a CDS encoding GNAT family N-acetyltransferase: MALTLYDTANGISLRLLTPQDTQSYLDLIQITRVPYQSVEPVRDDEFYTLDAQTRRIEDRVKAAEDGTGYQFGIYTIKDSLLIGQVSINNVVLGVANYADMGYFIHPDYQGGGRMTAAVKLAVAYGFRALKLNRVQAAVLPSNKGSQRVLEKNGFQFEGTARKYLKINGKYQDHQIYAVLAEDLDELTN, translated from the coding sequence ATGGCACTAACACTCTATGATACAGCCAATGGCATAAGCCTTCGGTTGCTCACCCCCCAGGATACACAGTCCTATTTGGACCTGATTCAGATCACACGTGTCCCATACCAGTCTGTAGAACCCGTGCGAGACGATGAGTTCTATACACTGGATGCTCAGACTCGGCGGATTGAGGATCGGGTCAAGGCAGCAGAAGATGGTACAGGATATCAATTTGGAATCTATACTATTAAAGACAGCCTGTTGATTGGACAAGTAAGTATCAACAATGTCGTATTGGGCGTTGCCAATTATGCGGATATGGGTTACTTTATCCATCCGGATTATCAGGGTGGCGGACGAATGACAGCAGCGGTTAAACTGGCCGTAGCTTATGGCTTCCGTGCGCTGAAGTTAAATCGGGTTCAGGCTGCGGTATTACCCTCCAATAAAGGTTCACAGCGCGTACTGGAGAAGAACGGATTCCAGTTTGAAGGTACTGCTCGCAAATACCTCAAGATCAACGGCAAATATCAGGATCATCAGATCTATGCTGTACTTGCTGAAGACTTGGACGAACTTACAAACTAA
- the tadA gene encoding tRNA adenosine(34) deaminase TadA yields MNDHSLQPDLAHLSEEAQHEHWMREAIAEAYKAEALGEVPIGAVIVQNNQIIGRGYNLRETTLDSTAHAEMVAIRQASETIGAWRLLDCSLYVTLEPCPMCAGAIVQSRVPRVIYGTADPKAGCAGTLMNLLQEPRFNHRTEVVPDILQPECSTMLTQFFRSLRQKLK; encoded by the coding sequence ATGAATGACCATTCTCTCCAGCCCGATCTTGCGCATTTATCTGAAGAGGCTCAACATGAGCACTGGATGCGAGAGGCCATTGCCGAGGCCTACAAAGCTGAAGCTCTTGGGGAAGTTCCGATTGGAGCTGTAATCGTACAAAATAACCAAATTATTGGTCGGGGATACAATCTGCGTGAAACTACACTGGATTCCACCGCCCATGCAGAGATGGTGGCTATTCGTCAGGCCAGCGAGACCATCGGAGCTTGGCGTTTGTTGGATTGTTCTCTGTACGTCACACTGGAACCTTGTCCAATGTGTGCAGGTGCAATTGTACAATCCAGGGTCCCCCGCGTAATCTATGGTACGGCTGATCCCAAGGCAGGCTGTGCAGGTACACTGATGAACCTGCTACAGGAGCCTCGTTTTAACCATCGCACCGAGGTGGTCCCGGATATCCTTCAGCCCGAATGCTCTACGATGCTAACTCAATTTTTCAGAAGTCTGCGCCAAAAGTTAAAGTAG
- a CDS encoding ATP-binding protein, translating into MSIKTKLSMIMSCSVLVILVLNIALSYYTTEENLRQDSETKMVLTAKQIAIAVEQNQYSSDYVKRQIGNNLWLAAVMAAEELDPDINNITNEELVRLSQKVGVSHISLMEQTDDDIVVSRSSDPREIGLSTKSMTYWYQAFKQLFEKQQVTIPQGQKLEHFWSDGFEYSTSSPSDIDIWGYYHDGKRNYIINPFYNNTEVDDYVKISSPDEILNKIREVNPSILEITGINPLTFGSPNMGDDGRDSNFSKLNNRPIRFGTYQYGSTDEDHRAVVRAIRTGQNVSFVSETHEQKVLKSFIPIFTPNQSSYVISIVMDYKQISSMVSEQLVSHASISLVLLEIVIFGSYLLAGYITRPIQSILGKVNDVADGHFDFRLKVKRKDELGQLANRINAMIRNLGHYTSRLKQMYEENRAVKEHLESIINQTADAIHITDLEGKVLRVNRAFEQLYGFRSREVEGRNLKIIPPEAEEEMKRQHAQLVEGMSITSNETTWMKKDGTRVEVSVSTAPVRDEAGEITALISVSRDITSRNRMEELLRRSEKLTTVGQLAAGVAHEIRNPLTTLRGFLQLQQESNKLNHRHLDLMLSELDRINLIVGEFLILAKPQAVHFQNRDIRFILGDVISLLDSQAHLHGVEFVLRASSDSAMVHCEENQLKQVFINLLKNGMEAMPNGGNIHIKLKHDEQSKRVRIEIRDEGIGIPEEMMPKLGEPFFTNKESGTGLGLMVSQRIIQSHKGMMDIKSVMNKGTTVIIELPASEQQTDVIEVDQVTDQPLTDEEK; encoded by the coding sequence TTGTCTATTAAAACGAAATTATCCATGATTATGTCGTGCTCAGTGCTCGTTATTTTAGTGTTGAATATCGCACTGAGTTATTATACTACAGAAGAGAATCTGAGGCAGGACAGTGAAACCAAGATGGTGCTCACTGCAAAGCAGATTGCAATTGCTGTCGAACAGAATCAATACAGTTCGGATTATGTAAAACGGCAGATTGGAAACAATCTGTGGCTTGCTGCTGTCATGGCAGCGGAAGAATTGGACCCGGATATTAATAATATCACAAATGAAGAACTTGTACGCTTGAGCCAAAAGGTCGGCGTCTCACATATTTCGTTAATGGAGCAGACGGATGATGACATCGTTGTTAGCCGCTCCTCAGATCCGAGAGAAATCGGGCTGTCCACCAAATCCATGACTTATTGGTATCAGGCCTTTAAGCAATTGTTTGAAAAACAACAGGTGACGATTCCCCAAGGGCAGAAGTTGGAGCATTTCTGGTCAGATGGATTCGAATACTCGACATCCAGTCCTTCGGATATTGATATCTGGGGTTATTACCATGATGGAAAGAGAAACTACATAATCAATCCCTTCTATAATAATACGGAAGTTGATGACTATGTGAAAATCTCTAGTCCGGATGAGATTTTAAATAAAATTCGTGAGGTCAATCCCTCCATTCTGGAGATTACAGGCATCAATCCGTTGACTTTTGGCAGCCCGAACATGGGGGATGACGGAAGAGATTCGAACTTTAGCAAGTTGAATAACAGACCGATTCGTTTTGGTACATACCAGTATGGTTCTACGGATGAGGATCATCGTGCTGTGGTGCGCGCCATTCGAACAGGGCAAAATGTATCTTTTGTCAGTGAAACGCACGAACAGAAGGTACTGAAGAGTTTTATTCCCATTTTCACACCCAATCAGTCTTCCTATGTGATCAGTATTGTCATGGACTATAAGCAAATATCCTCCATGGTATCTGAGCAGTTGGTGAGCCATGCCTCCATATCGTTGGTTTTGCTGGAGATTGTGATCTTTGGCAGCTATTTGCTCGCAGGGTATATTACGCGTCCGATCCAATCCATACTGGGCAAAGTGAATGATGTAGCGGATGGGCACTTTGATTTCCGTCTGAAAGTAAAGAGGAAAGATGAACTTGGCCAACTGGCCAATCGTATTAATGCCATGATTCGTAATCTGGGCCATTATACGAGTCGTCTGAAACAGATGTATGAAGAGAATCGGGCGGTGAAAGAACATCTGGAGTCCATTATCAATCAGACAGCGGATGCCATTCACATTACGGATCTTGAAGGAAAAGTGCTGCGGGTTAACCGGGCATTTGAACAATTATATGGCTTTCGAAGTCGTGAGGTGGAAGGTCGTAATCTGAAGATCATCCCGCCAGAGGCAGAAGAAGAAATGAAACGTCAGCATGCCCAACTCGTTGAGGGGATGTCCATTACGTCCAACGAAACTACCTGGATGAAGAAAGACGGGACCCGAGTAGAGGTCAGTGTCAGTACGGCTCCGGTACGAGACGAGGCTGGAGAGATTACCGCGCTCATTAGTGTCTCCAGGGACATTACAAGCCGTAATCGGATGGAAGAGCTGCTGAGACGTTCTGAGAAGCTAACAACCGTGGGCCAGCTTGCAGCAGGTGTGGCACATGAGATTCGTAATCCACTGACCACGCTGCGCGGATTCCTGCAGTTACAGCAAGAGAGCAACAAGCTGAATCATCGTCATCTGGATCTGATGTTATCGGAGCTGGATCGAATCAACCTTATTGTTGGTGAATTTCTGATTCTGGCGAAACCGCAGGCGGTTCATTTTCAGAATCGGGACATTCGTTTTATTCTTGGCGATGTCATCTCGTTATTGGATAGTCAGGCGCATCTGCATGGTGTAGAATTTGTACTGCGTGCCTCATCCGATTCGGCTATGGTACACTGTGAAGAGAACCAATTGAAGCAGGTATTCATCAATTTGCTGAAAAATGGTATGGAGGCCATGCCAAATGGAGGAAACATCCATATCAAGCTCAAGCATGACGAGCAATCGAAACGCGTCAGAATTGAGATCAGGGATGAAGGGATCGGTATCCCGGAAGAGATGATGCCCAAGCTTGGGGAGCCTTTCTTTACGAATAAAGAGTCTGGAACAGGGCTTGGCCTGATGGTCAGTCAGCGCATTATTCAATCACATAAGGGCATGATGGATATTAAAAGCGTCATGAACAAGGGAACAACGGTTATTATTGAACTGCCTGCATCCGAGCAACAAACGGATGTTATTGAGGTAGATCAGGTAACGGATCAACCACTTACAGATGAAGAGAAATAG
- the rluF gene encoding 23S rRNA pseudouridine(2604) synthase RluF, with protein MRINKFISETGYCSRREADKLVDSGQVTINGVKAELGSQAEEGDDVRINGKPIKEKRKHVYIALNKPIGITSTTEQHIQGNIVDFVGHDERIFPIGRLDKDSEGLILMTNDGDIVNRILRSEGHHEKEYIVTVDRSVTPSFLRGMSTGVKILGEMTLPCTVTRMTDRVFRIILTEGKNRQIRRMCSAFGYEVRKLKRIRIMNIHLGEMATGSWRELTPAEKAELGGLLDYSLE; from the coding sequence TTGCGTATTAATAAATTTATTAGTGAAACAGGTTATTGCTCCCGGCGTGAAGCCGACAAGTTGGTGGATAGTGGTCAGGTAACCATTAATGGAGTTAAGGCTGAACTGGGCAGTCAGGCAGAAGAAGGCGACGATGTACGAATCAATGGCAAACCTATCAAGGAAAAGAGAAAACACGTATATATCGCGCTGAATAAACCGATCGGGATCACAAGTACAACCGAGCAGCATATTCAGGGCAATATCGTTGATTTTGTCGGGCACGATGAACGTATCTTTCCTATTGGACGTCTGGATAAGGACTCGGAAGGCTTGATCCTGATGACCAATGATGGTGATATCGTTAACCGGATTCTTAGATCAGAAGGGCACCATGAGAAAGAGTATATCGTTACTGTTGATCGATCTGTAACCCCCAGTTTCCTTAGAGGTATGAGCACTGGGGTAAAGATCCTGGGTGAAATGACCCTGCCTTGTACAGTGACCCGGATGACGGATCGAGTATTCCGTATCATCCTGACTGAAGGAAAGAACCGTCAGATTCGGCGGATGTGTAGTGCCTTTGGTTACGAGGTTCGTAAGTTGAAGCGTATTCGGATCATGAACATCCATCTTGGAGAAATGGCGACAGGTTCATGGAGAGAGCTTACCCCTGCTGAAAAAGCGGAGCTGGGCGGTCTGTTGGACTATTCACTGGAATAG